TCGGCAGCTCCTACATGGTTTTGCAAAGACCATAGATTGCCATGAACCTCTCGCGCCTCGCCCTGCCCTTCCTCCTGCTGCCCAGCGCCAGTGCTGTCGCCGACACATTCGAACGCGACCAAGCGCTGAAGCTGCCGGACACGCTGATCAGCGCCAATCGTCAGGTCGAGGCGCGCAACGACAGCAGCGCCGCCAACACCGTGTTCACCCGCGAAGACATTGATCGCCTGCAACCAAGCGACGTGCCCGATCTGCTGCGGCGCGTGCCTGGCGTGCAAGTGGCGCAGACCGGCGGGCGCGGCAGTCTGCCGGGGATCTACATTCGCGGCACGCAGTCGGCGCAGAGCCTGGTGCTGGTCGATGGCCAGCGCATCGGCAACTCGACCTCCGGCGACAGCAACCTGCAACACCTGAACATCGAGCAAATCGAGCGCGTCGAAGTGCTGCGCGGTTCGCGCTCGGTGATTTACGGCAGCGACGCGATTGGCGGGGTGATCCAGATCTTCACCCGACGCGGCACCGAGCAAGGCATGCAGCCACGCCTGCATCTGGGCTTCGGCAGTCAGCAGACATGGGAGCGCAGCCTCGGCTTGTCCGGCGGCGACGAGAAGACCCGCTTCAACCTCGGCGCCAGCCTTGATGAAACTGCCGGGATCGACCGTACCCACGACTCGTATCCAAGCGACAGCGATCATGACGCTTACCGCAACAAATCCCTCAGCCTGAGCCTCAGCCACGCGCTGACCGAGGGCATCGAAGTCGGCGCCAATCTGCTGGATAACCGTGGCAGGAGCGAATTCGACAATCCGTTTGGCCGCTTCGACATGGACACGTTCGAGTCGGTGCAACAGCAGCCCTACAGCGACTTCAATGTCAGCAGCGTCAGCAGTTATGTCGATGCGCGGGTTAACGAAACCTGGAAAACCCGCGTTGAATTCGGCCACAGCGAAAACCGCGAGAGGACTTTCGACAAGCTCAGTGACGAGCGCACGGTATTCAACACCTATCGCGACTCGGTGAACTGGCAGAACGACCTG
This genomic interval from Pseudomonas koreensis contains the following:
- a CDS encoding TonB-dependent receptor domain-containing protein; amino-acid sequence: MNLSRLALPFLLLPSASAVADTFERDQALKLPDTLISANRQVEARNDSSAANTVFTREDIDRLQPSDVPDLLRRVPGVQVAQTGGRGSLPGIYIRGTQSAQSLVLVDGQRIGNSTSGDSNLQHLNIEQIERVEVLRGSRSVIYGSDAIGGVIQIFTRRGTEQGMQPRLHLGFGSQQTWERSLGLSGGDEKTRFNLGASLDETAGIDRTHDSYPSDSDHDAYRNKSLSLSLSHALTEGIEVGANLLDNRGRSEFDNPFGRFDMDTFESVQQQPYSDFNVSSVSSYVDARVNETWKTRVEFGHSENRERTFDKLSDERTVFNTYRDSVNWQNDLTLDTRNSLILGGGWYEDRVNSSTAFDEDSRWNRAAFIQHRYQADSFSTEIGLRHDDNQQFGSQNTWSGTFTLPLNPDNDVLLSYSEGFRAPTFNDLYYPDFSNPDLKPETSKSYELQWRSQLSDSARLEASIYRTDLEDAIIFGSNSRPQNVASARINGFEAALKQELFGWQSNLGVAIIDPRDRDTGHTLARRARRTASWDLDRQFDRLGVGASWQLVSGSYDDLNNTQALGGYGTLGLRSSWALNREIKLDLKVDNLLDKGYSRANYSYDGAQYGYREEGRAWMFGVTWTPEIR